The Streptomyces sp. NBC_01689 genome includes a window with the following:
- a CDS encoding NDP-hexose 2,3-dehydratase family protein, translating into MTAMNLVLPSRAVDPPLVSRLAASAAVVEGGVMSNAEVFAWIDERQRAQQQHVERVPFAALRGWRFDQRTGDLRHDSGRFFSVLGLAVRSDFGPVRTWSQPIIHQPEIGILGIALRDFDGIPHLLMQAKSEPGNVNGVQLSPTVQATKSNYTGVHGGSAVPYMDVFRRPGPGQVVADVLQSEQGSWFLHKRNRNMVVEVGPEVEAGEDFAWLTLGQVNLLLGHDNLVNMDARTVLSCLPDWRGGEENLVEDAGWSLHTGREVRTWITRRRAEHEVSAAPIPLAQAQGWLRTQHAVTHCNGLYFDVVAVDVSSRGREVPAWSQPLLEPRGMGVAALFVKRIDGVLHALLRARAEPGFLDVVELGPTVQCVPENYEHLPESDRPPYLAQALARRDRARYDVVLSEEGGRFRNAQSHYMIIETESDFPAVSDEFRWLTPGQLDELLRYSHHLNVQARTLVAALRSL; encoded by the coding sequence ATGACCGCGATGAACCTGGTGTTGCCGTCACGTGCCGTGGACCCTCCCCTCGTGTCCCGGCTGGCGGCGTCGGCGGCGGTGGTCGAGGGCGGGGTGATGAGCAATGCGGAGGTGTTCGCCTGGATCGACGAGCGGCAGCGTGCGCAGCAGCAGCATGTCGAGCGGGTGCCGTTCGCGGCTCTGCGCGGCTGGCGTTTCGACCAGCGGACCGGCGATCTGCGTCATGACAGCGGGCGGTTCTTCTCGGTGCTGGGGCTCGCGGTGCGCTCGGACTTCGGGCCGGTGCGGACGTGGTCGCAGCCGATCATCCACCAGCCGGAGATCGGGATCCTGGGCATCGCGCTGCGGGACTTCGACGGCATTCCGCATCTGCTGATGCAGGCGAAGTCGGAGCCGGGCAACGTGAACGGCGTGCAGTTGTCGCCGACCGTGCAGGCGACGAAGAGCAACTACACAGGTGTGCACGGTGGTTCGGCGGTGCCGTACATGGATGTCTTCCGCAGGCCCGGGCCGGGGCAGGTGGTCGCAGACGTCCTGCAGTCGGAGCAGGGGTCGTGGTTCCTGCACAAGCGCAACCGGAACATGGTCGTGGAGGTGGGCCCGGAGGTGGAGGCCGGCGAGGACTTCGCCTGGCTGACGCTGGGTCAGGTCAACCTGCTGCTGGGCCACGACAACCTGGTGAACATGGACGCCCGTACGGTGCTGTCCTGCCTGCCGGACTGGCGTGGCGGCGAGGAGAACCTGGTCGAGGACGCCGGCTGGTCGCTGCACACCGGCCGGGAGGTCCGGACCTGGATCACCCGGCGGCGTGCGGAGCACGAGGTGAGCGCGGCGCCGATCCCGCTGGCGCAGGCGCAGGGCTGGCTGCGGACGCAGCACGCGGTGACGCACTGCAACGGCCTGTACTTCGATGTCGTCGCGGTGGACGTGTCCTCCCGCGGGCGTGAGGTGCCCGCCTGGTCGCAGCCGCTGCTGGAGCCCCGGGGCATGGGGGTGGCGGCGCTGTTCGTGAAGCGGATCGACGGGGTGCTGCACGCCCTGCTGCGGGCCCGTGCCGAACCGGGTTTCCTCGATGTGGTGGAGCTGGGTCCGACCGTGCAGTGCGTGCCGGAGAACTACGAGCATCTGCCCGAGTCGGACCGGCCGCCGTATCTCGCGCAGGCGCTGGCGCGCCGCGACCGTGCCCGTTACGACGTGGTGCTGTCCGAGGAGGGCGGCCGGTTCCGGAACGCGCAGAGCCACTACATGATCATCGAGACGGAGAGCGACTTCCCCGCCGTGTCGGACGAGTTCCGCTGGCTGACGCCTGGTCAGCTGGATGAACTGCTGCGGTACAGCCATCACTTGAACGTGCAGGCGAGGACGCTGGTCGCGGCGCTGAGGTCGCTGTGA